In Salmo trutta chromosome 28, fSalTru1.1, whole genome shotgun sequence, one DNA window encodes the following:
- the LOC115166409 gene encoding glucagon-like, giving the protein MCGSVWCLLLLLLCPGADEMVLEDKALASQSGWRTYELQRGQNGINSFKRHSDGTFTNDYTHYLDKIKAKDFVQWLASTKREKCKELPLNLEGM; this is encoded by the exons atgtgtggtTCAGTGTGGTGTCTGCTGCTTCTGTTGCTCTGCCCTGGTGCTGATGAGATGGTGCTAGAGGACAAAGCCTTAGCCAGCCAGTCAGG GTGGCGTACATATGAGCTGCAGAGAGGACAGAATGGCATCAACAGCTTCAAAAGGCATTCAGACGGAACTTTCACCAATGACTACACCCACTACCTGGATAAGATCAAGGCTAAAGACTTCGTACAGTGGCTGGCCAGCACCAAACGAGAGAA ATGCAAGGAGCTTCCCCTCAACCTAGAGGGGATGTGA